A genomic stretch from Thermoleophilia bacterium includes:
- the hisF gene encoding imidazole glycerol phosphate synthase subunit HisF codes for MSDLKRVIPCLDVDNGRVVKGTNFVDIRDAGDPVELAERYDAGGADELVFLDITASHEARGTIVDLARRTADNVFIPFTIGGGIRSVEDAQAVLDAGADKVAVNSAALNRPELLTEMAENFGSQCVVIAIDAKKVGDRYEVFLNGGRKPTGRDAIEWAVEATRLGAGEVLLTSMDRDGTNIGYELELTAAVADATAVPVIASGGAGELEHLVEAITDGRADAVLCASIFHYGQYTVEEAKQHMAMHGIPVRT; via the coding sequence ATGAGTGACCTGAAACGTGTCATTCCCTGCCTTGACGTCGACAACGGCCGGGTGGTCAAGGGCACGAACTTCGTCGACATCCGCGATGCCGGTGATCCGGTCGAGCTGGCCGAGCGCTACGACGCGGGTGGCGCCGACGAGCTGGTCTTCCTGGATATCACCGCATCTCACGAGGCGCGTGGGACGATCGTCGACCTGGCCCGGCGCACCGCCGACAACGTCTTCATCCCGTTCACGATCGGTGGCGGCATCCGATCGGTCGAGGACGCACAAGCAGTGCTCGACGCGGGGGCTGACAAGGTCGCCGTCAACTCGGCGGCCCTGAACCGACCGGAGCTGCTGACCGAGATGGCCGAGAACTTCGGCTCGCAGTGCGTCGTGATCGCGATCGACGCCAAGAAGGTCGGGGACCGGTACGAGGTGTTCCTGAACGGCGGCCGCAAGCCGACCGGCCGTGACGCGATCGAATGGGCGGTCGAGGCCACCCGCCTCGGCGCCGGAGAGGTGCTCCTGACCAGCATGGACAGGGACGGCACCAACATCGGTTACGAGCTCGAACTGACCGCGGCGGTCGCCGACGCGACAGCGGTGCCGGTCATCGCTTCTGGTGGCGCCGGCGAGCTCGAGCATCTGGTCGAAGCGATCACCGATGGCCGGGCTGATGCGGTGCTCTGCGCCTCGATCTTCCACTACGGGCAATACACGGTCGAAGAGGCCAAGCAGCACATGGCGATGCACGGAATTCCCGTGCGGACCTGA
- the hisH gene encoding imidazole glycerol phosphate synthase subunit HisH, translating to MGNLRSVEKAAERVGAIAVTTADSAEIRSADGIILPGVGAFPRAMARIRETGMDELLREAARVNTPILGICLGYQLLFESSVELGGAEGLGLLVGDVNEVPAGGRKVPHIGWAAVTWEKPSPLTDGMRPGEPFYFVHSFVPEPEPDEVLGTAEYGGTFACVASRGNTFGVQFHPEKSSTAGLRLLENFSGICTRLRDGDS from the coding sequence ATGGGCAACCTTCGCTCGGTCGAGAAGGCCGCGGAGCGGGTCGGTGCGATCGCTGTAACGACCGCTGATTCGGCGGAGATCAGATCCGCCGACGGAATCATCCTGCCCGGAGTCGGAGCCTTCCCGAGGGCGATGGCCCGCATCCGGGAGACCGGGATGGACGAGCTCCTGCGCGAGGCCGCCCGTGTGAACACTCCGATTCTCGGAATCTGCCTCGGCTATCAGCTGCTCTTCGAGTCTTCGGTAGAGCTCGGTGGCGCTGAAGGCCTCGGACTGCTCGTCGGCGACGTGAACGAGGTTCCGGCAGGCGGTCGCAAGGTGCCGCACATCGGCTGGGCCGCCGTGACCTGGGAAAAGCCTTCGCCACTCACCGATGGGATGAGACCGGGGGAACCCTTCTACTTCGTCCACTCCTTCGTTCCGGAGCCGGAGCCCGACGAGGTGCTCGGTACGGCCGAATACGGCGGCACTTTCGCCTGCGTCGCCTCGCGCGGCAACACCTTCGGTGTCCAGTTCCACCCGGAGAAGTCGAGTACGGCCGGCTTGCGGTTGCTGGAGAACTTCTCGGGAATCTGTACCCGCTTGCGAGACGGGGACTCATGA
- the hisA gene encoding 1-(5-phosphoribosyl)-5-[(5-phosphoribosylamino)methylideneamino]imidazole-4-carboxamide isomerase — MILYPAIDILGGKAVRLLQGEYDQETAYDDDPVDAAKRWADGGGEYLHVVDLDGAKAGEPRNLGTIRRIAEAIDVPIEVGGGLRDLAAVTAVLEAGAQRVVIGTAAIRDPEFLDAVIEAHGPAKVVVSVDARGGQVSLAGWTESSGVDVADAVADLTRRGAERFLFTPIEVDGMMTGPDLSELVRVAAATDAAVIASGGVGELDHLRMLAAEAPANVEGVIVGKALYEGRFTLPEALEALATDE, encoded by the coding sequence ATGATTCTCTATCCCGCGATCGACATCCTCGGTGGCAAGGCGGTGCGCCTGCTCCAGGGCGAGTACGACCAGGAAACGGCTTACGACGACGATCCGGTCGACGCGGCGAAGCGCTGGGCGGATGGCGGAGGCGAATACCTCCACGTGGTCGACCTCGACGGCGCCAAGGCCGGCGAGCCGCGGAACCTGGGGACGATCAGGCGCATCGCCGAGGCGATCGACGTGCCGATCGAAGTCGGTGGCGGCCTGCGGGACCTGGCGGCGGTCACCGCAGTGCTGGAAGCGGGGGCGCAGCGGGTGGTGATCGGCACCGCCGCGATCCGCGATCCGGAATTCCTCGACGCCGTGATCGAAGCACACGGCCCGGCGAAGGTCGTGGTCTCGGTCGACGCCCGCGGCGGGCAGGTCTCGCTGGCCGGCTGGACCGAGTCGAGCGGCGTCGATGTCGCCGACGCGGTCGCCGATTTGACCCGGCGCGGTGCCGAGCGGTTCCTCTTCACCCCGATCGAAGTTGACGGAATGATGACCGGCCCGGACCTGTCCGAACTCGTGCGTGTCGCCGCCGCTACCGACGCCGCGGTGATCGCCTCCGGTGGGGTCGGAGAACTCGATCACCTGCGGATGCTGGCGGCCGAGGCGCCGGCCAACGTCGAAGGCGTGATCGTCGGCAAGGCCCTCTATGAAGGCCGCTTCACTCTTCCCGAGGCACTGGAAGCGCTGGCCACTGATGAGTGA
- the hisB gene encoding imidazoleglycerol-phosphate dehydratase HisB → MSRQASITRKTKETEIELSLDLEGTDSSAETGVGFFDHMLDLLARHANVGLKVKATGDLETGSHHTVEDVGIVLGQAIDEALGDRYGIRRYGSAVVPMDEAAAACALDISGRPLSVFRGEIPVTSISNFETELTEEFFRAVANGSKMTLHMEILYGSNVHHMIEASFKAFARALRVAVSIDPDEKGVPSTKGTLNT, encoded by the coding sequence GACGAAAGAGACCGAGATCGAGCTCAGCCTCGACCTCGAAGGCACGGATTCATCGGCCGAGACCGGGGTTGGATTCTTCGACCACATGCTGGACCTGCTCGCCCGTCACGCCAACGTCGGCCTGAAAGTGAAGGCCACGGGCGACCTCGAGACCGGCTCGCACCACACGGTGGAGGACGTCGGCATCGTGCTCGGCCAGGCGATCGACGAGGCCCTGGGTGACCGTTACGGAATCCGGCGCTACGGCTCGGCTGTCGTGCCGATGGACGAAGCCGCTGCCGCCTGTGCGCTCGACATCTCCGGCCGCCCGCTTTCAGTCTTCCGCGGTGAGATCCCGGTCACTTCGATCTCCAACTTCGAGACCGAGCTCACCGAGGAATTCTTCCGTGCGGTCGCCAACGGTTCGAAGATGACCCTCCACATGGAGATTCTCTACGGATCGAACGTCCACCACATGATCGAAGCTTCATTCAAGGCCTTTGCCCGGGCGCTCAGGGTCGCGGTCTCGATCGACCCAGACGAGAAGGGCGTGCCCAGCACCAAGGGCACGCTGAATACTTGA